Proteins encoded by one window of Brevibacterium atlanticum:
- a CDS encoding GNAT family N-acetyltransferase, with amino-acid sequence MIEADWVANRDEAVPEDVERLLATVPEWSGRPESNAEYIDDSRTMETWTVRYDDGRVVGVTLVAHHFPQTGEIHFTVVDRSAHGQGVGSAMVRAIGDDLRRRGVEMLMVKTLGPSKSDPNYARTRHFYETVGFVPLEETDLWGADTPCLIMAKPLT; translated from the coding sequence ATGATCGAGGCTGACTGGGTGGCCAACCGCGACGAGGCGGTGCCCGAGGATGTGGAACGTCTGCTGGCGACGGTGCCCGAATGGTCCGGTCGGCCCGAATCCAATGCCGAGTACATCGATGACTCCCGCACCATGGAGACGTGGACGGTGCGTTACGACGACGGTCGCGTCGTCGGAGTCACTCTTGTGGCTCATCATTTCCCACAGACGGGCGAAATCCACTTCACCGTCGTCGACCGCAGTGCACATGGCCAGGGTGTCGGTTCTGCGATGGTCCGAGCGATCGGTGACGATCTGCGCCGCCGCGGAGTCGAGATGCTGATGGTGAAGACTCTCGGGCCGTCGAAATCTGACCCGAATTACGCGCGCACTCGGCACTTCTACGAGACGGTGGGATTCGTTCCGCTCGAGGAGACCGACCTTTGGGGTGCCGACACCCCCTGCCTCATCATGGCCAAACCTTTGACATGA
- a CDS encoding GNAT family N-acetyltransferase, with the protein MTLPSWPAVPPQYGRVHLRPVEIVDIEMAQELSTDRYVPQTGTLPFNATAAEARAWIQRQQGRHDEGRGFSFTVATQINDRAIGHCGLWLHNLPEGQATAGYAIVPSSRRQGFAIEALVALTEFGWSIPPLRQITLLIEPWNIGSIRTAERIGYENNGIVAEQHEIGGTRRDVLSYALERPQ; encoded by the coding sequence ATGACACTTCCGTCATGGCCGGCAGTGCCGCCACAATATGGACGAGTCCATCTGCGCCCAGTGGAGATCGTTGACATCGAGATGGCACAGGAACTCTCGACCGATCGGTATGTCCCGCAGACGGGAACACTGCCATTCAACGCCACGGCTGCGGAAGCACGGGCATGGATACAACGGCAACAGGGACGACACGACGAGGGGCGGGGCTTCTCATTCACGGTTGCCACGCAGATCAACGACCGAGCGATCGGGCACTGCGGCCTATGGTTGCACAACCTCCCGGAGGGACAGGCGACAGCCGGATATGCGATTGTTCCCTCTTCTCGCCGACAGGGATTCGCCATCGAGGCACTCGTAGCTCTGACCGAGTTCGGGTGGTCAATCCCTCCTCTGCGGCAGATCACGCTACTCATCGAGCCGTGGAATATCGGATCAATACGCACTGCGGAACGAATCGGCTACGAGAACAACGGCATCGTCGCCGAACAACACGAGATCGGCGGAACCCGTCGAGACGTCCTTTCGTACGCACTGGAGCGCCCACAATGA
- a CDS encoding HAD family hydrolase encodes MNGSDTTDPAVPADLLTPIRAVVFDVGETLVDEHRTWEQYAATVGVPVLTVFAMLGALIERREDHRQIWNALGVEAPVSATTIANIDLYDDAAPCLQAAKTAGLVVGIAGNQPAGAVEQLQALGLSADFVASSFEWKIAKPAGAFFTEVVRFASVDAAEILYVGDRIDNDIIPAKRAGMMTAFLRRGPWGQIQRRWPEADAADLTVDSLDELRRMLSPQKPHSSS; translated from the coding sequence ATGAACGGCTCAGATACAACCGACCCTGCAGTCCCGGCCGATCTGCTCACACCCATTCGGGCCGTGGTCTTCGACGTTGGGGAGACTCTGGTCGACGAACACCGAACGTGGGAGCAGTATGCGGCCACTGTCGGTGTGCCCGTCTTGACGGTCTTTGCCATGCTCGGAGCGCTGATTGAGCGGAGAGAAGACCACCGCCAGATTTGGAATGCCCTCGGCGTGGAGGCACCGGTCTCGGCGACGACGATTGCGAACATCGATCTGTACGATGATGCCGCTCCGTGCCTCCAAGCGGCCAAGACAGCCGGACTCGTCGTCGGTATTGCCGGCAATCAGCCTGCAGGTGCGGTTGAGCAGCTGCAGGCTCTCGGTCTGTCGGCCGATTTCGTCGCATCGTCGTTCGAATGGAAGATCGCGAAACCGGCGGGGGCCTTCTTCACCGAGGTCGTCCGCTTCGCGAGCGTGGATGCAGCTGAGATCCTCTACGTCGGTGACCGGATCGACAACGACATCATCCCTGCGAAAAGAGCAGGAATGATGACAGCATTCCTTCGGCGCGGACCGTGGGGTCAGATTCAGCGCCGGTGGCCAGAAGCGGACGCAGCCGACCTGACTGTGGACTCTCTCGACGAGCTCCGAAGAATGCTTTCTCCTCAGAAACCTCACAGCTCCAGCTGA